The Novosphingobium kaempferiae genome includes a window with the following:
- a CDS encoding nuclear transport factor 2 family protein: MRLFGILAASLIAFPALAQDEGSLRQADAAQHQAARTRDADALDAMMHQAFAVNSPEGEIWSRERTLALWRNRGIGHDRFDRFVENVSLDGNVGVVAGREIVQPSTDSIAGKRRADGGQPVERRFTNVWLWKDGRWWFFARHANEKVAK, translated from the coding sequence ATGCGCCTGTTCGGGATTCTTGCCGCTTCGCTGATCGCCTTCCCCGCCCTTGCGCAGGATGAGGGTAGTCTGCGTCAGGCCGATGCCGCCCAGCATCAGGCCGCCCGCACTCGCGACGCTGACGCGCTCGACGCCATGATGCACCAGGCATTCGCCGTGAACTCCCCCGAAGGCGAGATCTGGTCGCGCGAGCGAACGCTGGCGCTCTGGCGCAACCGGGGCATCGGCCACGACCGCTTCGACCGTTTCGTCGAGAACGTGTCGCTCGACGGCAATGTCGGCGTAGTGGCGGGGCGGGAGATCGTCCAGCCCTCCACCGACAGCATCGCGGGCAAACGCCGCGCCGACGGCGGGCAGCCGGTCGAACGGCGCTTCACCAACGTGTGGCTATGGAAGGACGGTCGCTGGTGGTTCTTCGCCCGCCACGCCAACGAAAAAGTGGCGAAGTAG
- a CDS encoding gamma carbonic anhydrase family protein, which translates to MTERHDITIASIHGKTPRIHSSAFIAPGCRIIGDVEIGPDASIWYNCVIRADVNRVVIGARSNIQDGTVVHCDSPKPSRPDGYATIIGEDVLIGHMAMIHGCTLEDRAFVGLGAIVMDGSYIEIDGMLAAGAQLTGKRIGARQLWMGRPAKYLRDLTDEAIAANLAGVRGYVVNAAMHAEALGLKG; encoded by the coding sequence ATGACAGAGCGCCACGACATCACCATCGCGTCGATCCACGGCAAGACGCCGCGCATCCATTCCAGCGCCTTCATCGCGCCTGGCTGCCGCATCATCGGCGACGTCGAGATCGGGCCGGATGCCAGCATCTGGTACAACTGCGTGATTCGCGCCGACGTCAACCGCGTGGTCATCGGCGCGCGCAGCAACATCCAGGACGGCACCGTCGTCCACTGCGACAGCCCCAAGCCCTCCCGCCCGGACGGCTACGCGACCATCATCGGCGAGGACGTTCTGATCGGCCACATGGCAATGATCCACGGCTGCACGCTGGAGGACCGCGCCTTCGTCGGCCTTGGCGCCATCGTCATGGACGGCTCCTATATCGAGATTGACGGCATGCTGGCTGCGGGCGCGCAGCTTACGGGCAAGCGCATCGGTGCGCGCCAGCTCTGGATGGGCCGCCCGGCGAAGTACCTGCGCGACCTGACCGACGAGGCCATCGCGGCGAACCTCGCAGGCGTCCGGGGTTACGTCGTCAATGCCGCCATGCATGCCGAGGCGCTCGGGTTGAAAGGCTGA
- a CDS encoding dihydrofolate reductase family protein, translating to MGRLIVDAASSLDGFWADARGRSVVSAADLHGSGLSGRLDEVCGAVVMSRRSFELSADTGWIEDAYPAKTPVFVVTDAPSAIPARGVFHFMTGYTAAFAAAQEAAGDKAVLVVGEGGAMRAALRSSDADEIWLRVVSRTLGNGAPLFEDDIPVENYFVSELDTTADAVHMHLERRLDA from the coding sequence ATGGGCAGACTGATCGTCGATGCGGCCTCGAGCCTCGATGGGTTCTGGGCTGACGCTCGCGGCAGGAGTGTTGTCTCCGCCGCTGATCTCCATGGTTCCGGCCTGTCAGGTCGGCTGGACGAGGTGTGCGGCGCGGTGGTCATGAGCCGCCGTTCGTTCGAACTCTCCGCCGACACCGGCTGGATCGAGGATGCCTATCCGGCGAAGACCCCGGTCTTCGTGGTGACGGATGCGCCTTCCGCTATTCCCGCGCGAGGGGTGTTCCATTTCATGACCGGCTACACCGCCGCCTTCGCCGCGGCTCAGGAAGCGGCCGGTGACAAGGCGGTGCTGGTCGTGGGAGAGGGCGGCGCCATGCGGGCGGCGCTGCGGTCCAGCGATGCGGACGAGATCTGGCTGCGCGTGGTATCCCGCACCCTCGGCAACGGAGCGCCGCTGTTCGAGGACGACATCCCGGTCGAGAACTACTTCGTGTCCGAACTCGATACGACCGCAGACGCCGTCCACATGCATCTGGAGCGCAGGCTGGACGCCTGA
- a CDS encoding SDR family NAD(P)-dependent oxidoreductase translates to MADQPPVAIVTGASRGAGRGIAVALGSHGCTVYVTGRSQKEGDASMPGTIHATAREVTEAGGHGIAVACDSGDDAQVAALIAQVIAEQGRIDILVNNACAVLDSLSAPGQFWEKPVEIGNMISVGVRSGFVTSWHAARHMAKQDKGLVLFTSSPGSMHYCFGPAYGAHKAGLDKMAFDMGTDFADAGANVAAVSVWMGSLTTERLMQMMEQMPERFAHLEGTLESAGYTGHLAWALWSDPQMMRHNGRTVIGAELGREYGITDIAGKFPPSSREGTGAQPPVYAAYKVK, encoded by the coding sequence ATGGCCGATCAGCCACCCGTCGCCATCGTGACCGGCGCCAGCCGCGGCGCGGGGCGCGGCATTGCCGTCGCGCTCGGCTCGCACGGTTGCACGGTCTACGTCACCGGCCGCTCGCAGAAGGAAGGCGACGCCTCCATGCCGGGCACCATCCACGCCACCGCGCGCGAAGTGACCGAAGCCGGAGGGCACGGCATCGCGGTCGCCTGCGACAGCGGCGACGACGCGCAGGTGGCGGCGCTCATCGCGCAGGTCATCGCCGAGCAGGGCCGCATCGACATCCTCGTCAACAACGCTTGCGCCGTGCTCGACAGCCTCAGCGCGCCGGGGCAGTTCTGGGAAAAGCCGGTGGAGATCGGCAACATGATCTCGGTCGGCGTGCGGAGCGGCTTCGTGACGAGCTGGCACGCGGCGCGCCACATGGCGAAGCAGGACAAAGGACTGGTGCTGTTCACCTCCTCGCCCGGATCGATGCACTACTGCTTCGGCCCGGCGTATGGCGCGCACAAGGCGGGGCTGGACAAGATGGCCTTCGACATGGGCACCGACTTCGCCGATGCGGGTGCGAACGTGGCGGCGGTGTCGGTGTGGATGGGCTCGCTCACCACCGAGCGGCTGATGCAGATGATGGAGCAGATGCCCGAACGCTTCGCCCATCTGGAAGGCACGCTGGAATCGGCAGGCTATACCGGCCACCTCGCCTGGGCGCTGTGGAGCGACCCGCAGATGATGCGGCACAATGGCCGCACGGTAATCGGCGCGGAGCTTGGCCGCGAATACGGGATCACCGATATCGCCGGGAAATTCCCGCCCTCCTCGCGCGAGGGGACGGGCGCGCAGCCGCCGGTCTATGCGGCCTACAAGGTGAAGTAA
- a CDS encoding MFS transporter: MTQHSSAPSRATHPALVILALAMGAFAIGTTEFAAMSLVPFFARDLGLTEPQAGHAISAYALGVVVGAPVIAVLAAKLERRKLLIGLMGVFAIGNGLSALAANYPLLLLCRFVSGLPHGAYFGIAALVAASMVPANKRTQSVAMVMSGLTVATIIGVPAANWLGQALGWRSGFAVVSVLAITTMALVALYAPRQPADAAASPLRELGALRRPQVLLTLLTGAIGFGGLFCVYTYVASTMIEVTHVSEQFVPAVLAIFGIGMTAGNLFWAWIADRAQTKAAIGALLFSAASLALFSLMAGNIVTLCIVVLLIGFGGGLGTVLQTRLMDVAGDAQALAAAAHHSAFNMANALGPWLGGMAIAAGYGLTSTGWIGACLALAGLAIFLVTISLHKRDAAMSACPA, translated from the coding sequence ATGACTCAGCACAGTTCAGCCCCCAGCCGCGCGACCCACCCCGCGCTCGTCATCCTTGCCCTTGCAATGGGTGCCTTCGCCATCGGTACCACCGAATTCGCGGCGATGAGCCTCGTCCCCTTCTTCGCCCGCGACCTCGGCCTGACCGAGCCACAGGCAGGCCACGCCATCAGCGCCTATGCACTGGGCGTCGTCGTGGGCGCACCGGTGATCGCGGTGCTGGCAGCCAAGCTGGAACGGCGCAAGCTGCTGATCGGCCTCATGGGCGTCTTCGCCATCGGCAACGGGCTGTCGGCGCTCGCCGCCAACTATCCGCTGCTGCTGCTGTGCCGCTTCGTCAGCGGCCTCCCGCATGGCGCCTACTTTGGCATCGCCGCGCTCGTCGCCGCCTCGATGGTGCCCGCCAACAAGCGCACGCAGTCGGTGGCGATGGTGATGTCGGGCCTCACCGTCGCGACCATCATCGGCGTTCCCGCCGCCAACTGGCTGGGTCAGGCGCTTGGCTGGCGCAGCGGCTTTGCGGTCGTGTCGGTGCTCGCCATCACGACGATGGCGCTGGTCGCGCTCTACGCCCCGCGCCAGCCTGCTGACGCCGCCGCCAGCCCCCTGCGCGAACTTGGTGCGCTGCGCCGCCCGCAGGTGCTGCTGACGCTCCTCACCGGCGCGATCGGCTTCGGCGGCCTGTTCTGCGTCTACACTTACGTCGCCTCGACCATGATCGAGGTTACGCACGTCTCCGAGCAGTTCGTCCCTGCCGTGCTCGCCATCTTCGGCATCGGTATGACCGCGGGCAACCTGTTCTGGGCCTGGATCGCCGACCGCGCACAGACCAAGGCAGCCATCGGCGCGCTGCTGTTCAGTGCGGCCTCGCTGGCGCTGTTCTCGCTGATGGCGGGCAATATCGTGACGCTGTGCATCGTCGTGCTGCTGATCGGCTTCGGCGGTGGCCTCGGCACGGTGCTGCAGACGCGCCTGATGGACGTTGCGGGCGATGCGCAGGCACTAGCGGCAGCGGCGCATCACAGCGCCTTCAACATGGCCAATGCGCTCGGCCCATGGCTTGGCGGCATGGCCATCGCGGCAGGCTACGGCCTGACCTCGACCGGCTGGATCGGCGCATGCCTCGCGCTGGCGGGCCTGGCGATCTTCCTCGTCACGATATCGCTGCACAAGCGGGACGCGGCGATGAGCGCCTGCCCCGCCTGA
- a CDS encoding Lrp/AsnC family transcriptional regulator has product MAKANQPVDLDDLDRKIIAVLRADGRITVTDLAKAVGMSKTPCQVRLRRLTETGVIRGFRAVVDPASLGLDHVAFAEVKLSDTRESALTEFNRAVRRIPEVEECHMIASSFDYLLKVRTADIRRYRVVLGEKISSLPHVASTSTFVAMETVKDASS; this is encoded by the coding sequence ATGGCCAAGGCCAATCAGCCGGTCGATCTGGACGACCTCGACCGCAAGATCATCGCCGTGCTGCGGGCCGACGGGCGGATCACCGTGACCGATCTCGCCAAGGCGGTCGGCATGTCGAAGACGCCGTGTCAGGTGCGGCTGCGGCGGCTGACCGAGACCGGCGTGATCCGGGGCTTTCGCGCCGTGGTCGATCCCGCCAGCCTCGGCCTCGATCACGTCGCCTTCGCCGAGGTCAAGCTGTCCGACACCCGCGAGAGCGCGCTGACCGAGTTCAACCGCGCCGTGCGCCGCATTCCCGAGGTGGAGGAATGCCACATGATCGCCAGCAGCTTCGATTATCTTCTCAAGGTCCGCACCGCCGACATCCGCCGTTACCGCGTGGTGCTGGGCGAGAAGATCTCCAGCCTCCCGCATGTCGCCAGCACCTCCACGTTCGTGGCGATGGAGACGGTGAAGGACGCCTCAAGCTGA
- the putA gene encoding trifunctional transcriptional regulator/proline dehydrogenase/L-glutamate gamma-semialdehyde dehydrogenase: protein MSTPFAQFAPAVRPMSPLRQAIADARRRDEAECLAPLLDAATLDAQTGRAVRETATALVTTLRANHKGTGVEGLVQEYALSSQEGVALMCLAEALLRIPDNDTRDALIRDKIADGDWGAHLGGGKSLFVNAATWGLVVTGKLVGSVDDKGLGAALTRLVARAGEPVIRRGVDLAMRMMGEQFVTGETIDEAVKRARELEAKGFRYSYDMLGEAATTAADAKRYYADYENAIHAIGKASAGKGIYEGPGISIKLSALHPRYARAQAERVMGELLPDVKALALMAKGYDIGFNIDAEEADRLELSLDLLESLALDPDLAGWNGLGFVIQAYGKRCPFVIDWIVDLARRAGRRIMVRLVKGAYWDAEIKRAQVDGLADFPVYTRKVHTDVAYVACAKKLLAAPDAVFPQFATHNAQSLATIYQLAGPDFAVGQYEFQCLHGMGEPLYSLVVGKDKLDRPCRIYAPVGTHETLLAYLVRRLLENGANSSFVNRIADPAVPVESMVADPVEVVRAMPSPGARHDLIAAPAGLYPDRRNSDGIDLTDEPALAALAQALVESAKVAWRAAPEGVEGEGQPVRNPADHDDVVGTVVELAPEHAAAAVARAAASNWSTVPVAERAAMLERAADLMQARMGPLMGLAMREAGKSAANAIAEVREAIDFLRYYAQQARDTFGVAQAPLGAVVCISPWNFPLAIFAGQVAAALVAGNPVLAKPAEETPLIAAEAVRILHEAGVPADALQLMPGAGELGAALVAAPQVCAVMFTGSTEVARLIQRQLSTRLSAENRPIPLIAETGGQNAMIVDSSALAEQVVADVIASAFDSAGQRCSALRVLCLQEDVADRTLTMLKGALAELKVGNPERLAIDIGPVITAGAQANIVRHIETMRAKGCRVEQVALGEETARGTFVAPTIIEIASIDQLEREVFGPVLHVVRFRRDGLDALIESINATGYGLTFGLHTRLDETVARVTGAIRAGNLYVNRNTIGAIVGVQPFGGRGLSGTGPKAGGPLYLGRLVQQAPAVLAASGEAPALLTKFAEWLDGQGESPLGASARELGRNSALGMEILLPGPVGERNVYALHPRGRVLLRPTTHAGLIGQMAAVLATGNVATVEGMALPRGLPAAIAARFAADPAEVFAACLVEGDAQAVRSACDSAAQLSGPIVPVYRWDEQGAGPNCARLLEEVSTSVNTTAAGGNASLMMIG from the coding sequence ATGAGCACGCCCTTCGCCCAGTTCGCCCCCGCCGTCCGTCCCATGTCGCCGCTGCGTCAGGCCATCGCCGATGCCCGCCGCCGCGACGAGGCCGAGTGCCTTGCGCCGCTGCTCGACGCGGCGACGCTGGATGCGCAGACGGGAAGGGCCGTGCGCGAGACGGCGACCGCGCTCGTCACCACGCTGCGTGCCAACCACAAGGGCACCGGCGTCGAGGGGCTGGTGCAGGAATATGCGCTGTCCAGCCAGGAAGGCGTGGCGCTGATGTGCCTTGCCGAGGCGCTGCTGCGCATCCCCGACAACGACACCCGCGACGCGCTGATCCGCGACAAGATCGCCGATGGCGACTGGGGCGCGCATCTGGGCGGCGGCAAGTCGCTGTTCGTCAACGCGGCGACCTGGGGCCTCGTCGTAACCGGCAAGCTGGTCGGCTCGGTGGACGACAAGGGTCTTGGCGCGGCGCTCACCCGCCTTGTCGCGCGCGCCGGTGAGCCAGTGATCCGGCGCGGCGTCGACCTTGCGATGCGCATGATGGGCGAGCAGTTCGTCACCGGCGAGACCATCGACGAGGCAGTGAAGCGCGCCCGCGAACTGGAGGCGAAGGGCTTCCGCTACAGCTACGACATGCTGGGCGAGGCGGCGACGACCGCCGCCGACGCCAAGCGCTACTACGCCGATTACGAGAACGCGATCCACGCCATCGGCAAGGCGTCTGCTGGTAAAGGTATCTACGAGGGGCCGGGCATCTCGATCAAGCTGTCCGCCCTGCACCCGCGCTATGCCCGTGCGCAGGCGGAGCGCGTCATGGGCGAACTGCTGCCCGACGTGAAGGCCTTGGCGCTGATGGCCAAGGGCTACGACATCGGCTTCAACATCGACGCGGAGGAGGCCGATCGCCTCGAACTCTCGCTCGACCTGCTGGAAAGCCTGGCGCTCGACCCGGATCTGGCGGGCTGGAACGGCCTCGGCTTCGTGATCCAGGCTTACGGCAAGCGCTGCCCCTTCGTGATCGACTGGATCGTCGATCTTGCCCGCCGCGCCGGACGTCGGATCATGGTGCGGCTGGTCAAGGGCGCTTACTGGGATGCGGAGATCAAGCGTGCACAGGTGGACGGCCTCGCCGACTTCCCGGTCTACACGCGCAAGGTCCATACCGACGTCGCCTATGTCGCCTGCGCGAAGAAGCTGCTGGCGGCGCCGGATGCGGTGTTCCCGCAGTTCGCGACGCACAATGCGCAGTCGCTGGCGACGATCTACCAGCTTGCCGGACCGGACTTTGCTGTCGGCCAGTACGAGTTCCAGTGCCTCCACGGCATGGGCGAGCCCCTCTATTCGCTGGTGGTGGGCAAGGACAAGCTGGACCGCCCCTGCCGCATCTATGCGCCGGTCGGCACGCACGAGACGCTGCTCGCCTATCTGGTGCGCCGCCTGCTGGAGAACGGGGCGAATTCCTCGTTCGTCAACCGCATCGCCGATCCTGCGGTGCCGGTGGAATCTATGGTCGCCGATCCGGTCGAGGTGGTGCGCGCCATGCCCAGCCCCGGCGCGCGGCATGACCTGATCGCGGCGCCCGCCGGTCTCTATCCCGACCGCCGCAACTCGGACGGCATCGACCTCACCGACGAGCCCGCGCTGGCCGCGCTCGCGCAGGCGCTGGTCGAGTCCGCGAAGGTCGCATGGCGCGCCGCGCCCGAGGGCGTGGAAGGGGAGGGCCAGCCGGTCCGCAACCCCGCCGATCATGACGACGTGGTCGGCACCGTGGTCGAACTCGCGCCCGAACATGCCGCCGCCGCCGTCGCTCGTGCCGCCGCCTCGAACTGGAGCACGGTCCCGGTCGCGGAACGCGCCGCCATGCTGGAACGCGCCGCCGATCTGATGCAGGCGCGCATGGGTCCGCTGATGGGTCTTGCCATGCGCGAGGCGGGCAAGTCCGCCGCCAACGCCATCGCCGAGGTTCGGGAGGCGATCGACTTCCTGCGGTATTACGCACAGCAGGCTCGGGATACCTTCGGTGTCGCTCAGGCACCGCTAGGTGCAGTTGTGTGCATCTCTCCGTGGAACTTCCCTCTGGCCATTTTCGCGGGGCAGGTGGCTGCGGCGCTGGTGGCGGGGAACCCGGTTCTGGCCAAGCCCGCCGAGGAAACCCCGCTGATCGCCGCCGAAGCGGTGCGTATCCTGCACGAAGCGGGCGTCCCCGCCGATGCGCTTCAACTGATGCCGGGAGCAGGCGAACTCGGCGCTGCGCTGGTCGCCGCGCCGCAGGTTTGCGCGGTGATGTTCACCGGCTCCACCGAAGTCGCGCGCCTCATCCAACGCCAGCTTTCGACGCGACTTTCGGCGGAAAACCGCCCGATTCCGCTGATTGCGGAGACCGGCGGCCAGAACGCCATGATCGTCGACAGCTCCGCGCTGGCCGAGCAGGTCGTGGCCGACGTCATTGCCTCCGCCTTCGACAGCGCCGGCCAGCGCTGCTCGGCGCTGCGCGTGCTGTGCCTGCAGGAAGACGTCGCCGACCGCACGCTGACGATGCTCAAGGGCGCACTCGCGGAACTGAAAGTCGGGAATCCGGAGCGCCTCGCCATCGACATCGGCCCCGTCATCACCGCCGGGGCGCAGGCGAACATCGTGCGCCACATCGAAACGATGCGCGCCAAGGGCTGCCGCGTCGAGCAGGTCGCGCTGGGCGAGGAGACTGCGCGCGGCACTTTCGTCGCCCCCACGATCATCGAGATTGCTTCGATAGACCAGCTGGAACGCGAGGTTTTCGGCCCGGTCCTGCATGTCGTGCGCTTCCGCCGCGATGGCCTCGACGCGCTGATCGAAAGCATCAACGCCACCGGCTACGGCCTGACCTTTGGCCTGCACACCCGCCTCGACGAGACGGTGGCGCGGGTGACGGGCGCGATCCGGGCGGGCAATCTCTACGTCAACCGCAACACCATCGGCGCCATCGTCGGCGTCCAGCCATTCGGCGGACGCGGGCTTTCGGGCACCGGCCCGAAGGCGGGCGGGCCGCTCTATCTCGGGCGTCTGGTGCAGCAGGCTCCGGCCGTTTTGGCGGCCTCGGGCGAAGCCCCGGCACTGCTGACGAAGTTCGCCGAATGGCTGGACGGTCAGGGCGAAAGCCCGCTGGGCGCCTCTGCCCGGGAACTGGGTCGGAATTCGGCGCTCGGTATGGAAATCCTGCTCCCGGGGCCGGTGGGTGAGCGCAATGTCTATGCGCTGCATCCGCGCGGTCGAGTGCTACTGCGGCCGACGACGCATGCAGGGCTCATCGGCCAGATGGCCGCCGTTCTCGCCACCGGCAACGTCGCAACGGTGGAGGGTATGGCGCTGCCTCGCGGGCTTCCAGCGGCGATCGCGGCGCGCTTTGCGGCTGATCCGGCCGAAGTCTTCGCCGCCTGCCTGGTCGAGGGCGACGCACAGGCCGTCCGTTCCGCTTGCGACTCGGCGGCGCAGTTGTCTGGCCCGATCGTGCCGGTTTATCGCTGGGACGAGCAGGGCGCAGGGCCGAATTGCGCGCGTTTGCTGGAGGAAGTGTCGACTTCGGTCAACACGACGGCGGCGGGCGGCAATGCCAGCCTCATGATGATCGGCTGA
- a CDS encoding spermidine synthase, with the protein MTQQTDETATPASARRGLFVATILVGSFLLFLVQPMVARMALPRLGGAPNVWNSAMLVYQALLLAGYAYAHWLGRFTLKRQAMVHVALLLIAALTLPVGLADLPRVSGLPEALWVPLLLAASIGPVFFVVSAQAPLMQRWFAASPSAGAPWALYAASNLGSFAGLIAYPLLAEPLLSVRMQSLAWSCGFAVLVVLVALAGASRRDAPAPVVQAGSAERIPGRTIALWLLLSAVPSGLMLSTTTHLTTDIFAMPLLWVIPLGLYLLSFVVAFADRRGPAHLVSRIAPVVVLCAGSFAMLSNGSGTLWMVGGTCLLLFCVASSLHARLYDLRPAEGQLTRFYLTMSAGGALGGMFTALIAPLVFDWAWEHPLLVLAAALLMPLEPLLNWQDPDRTDPAMRRIALVLLLLFALFLGWQLADSVLDDDAALFVMMLTVFLVGTGIMVMGWRWAFALVLLIAMVGQGGLWTIRATLEGERTRSYFGIYTLRDNAEGTLRTLAHGTTLHGMQSLEPGHAHDALTYYGPTSGVALALAATPAIEGPRARVGVVGLGTGSLACRSQPGQAWTFFEIDPVILRYSTERKFTFLGDCTPKARVVIGDARLELAKIAPRSFDVLVIDAFSSDAIPMHLLTAEAMQVYRRALTPRGLLMLHISNRYIDLAPVVGANARATGLAALSRLDFPEDEVRYTPSRWIALSADAVVLDRLARSQPDSPWKTLEERAPEPWTDDHASILPHVRWSRLTGNP; encoded by the coding sequence ATGACGCAACAGACCGACGAAACCGCCACTCCCGCCAGCGCAAGGCGCGGGCTGTTCGTGGCGACGATCCTCGTCGGGAGCTTCCTGCTGTTCCTCGTCCAGCCGATGGTCGCGCGCATGGCGCTGCCGCGGCTGGGAGGCGCGCCGAACGTGTGGAACAGCGCGATGCTGGTCTATCAGGCGCTGCTGCTGGCCGGGTACGCCTACGCGCATTGGCTGGGCCGGTTCACGCTGAAGCGGCAGGCCATGGTCCATGTCGCACTGCTGCTGATAGCCGCGCTGACCCTGCCGGTCGGGCTGGCCGACCTGCCGCGCGTTTCCGGTCTGCCCGAGGCGCTGTGGGTGCCGCTGCTGCTGGCGGCGAGCATCGGGCCGGTGTTCTTTGTCGTCTCCGCGCAGGCGCCGCTCATGCAGCGCTGGTTCGCCGCATCCCCCAGCGCCGGGGCTCCGTGGGCGCTCTATGCCGCCTCCAACCTCGGCAGCTTCGCGGGGCTGATCGCCTATCCGCTGCTGGCCGAGCCGCTGCTCAGCGTGCGGATGCAGAGCCTGGCGTGGTCCTGCGGCTTCGCGGTGCTGGTCGTGCTGGTGGCGCTGGCCGGTGCGAGCCGCCGCGATGCGCCCGCGCCGGTCGTGCAGGCCGGCAGTGCCGAGCGCATTCCCGGACGCACCATCGCCCTGTGGCTGCTGCTTTCCGCCGTGCCCTCGGGCCTGATGCTGTCGACGACGACGCACCTCACCACCGACATCTTCGCGATGCCGCTGCTCTGGGTGATCCCGCTCGGGCTCTACCTGCTGAGCTTCGTGGTCGCCTTCGCCGACCGGCGTGGACCAGCGCATCTGGTGAGCCGGATCGCGCCGGTGGTGGTGCTGTGCGCGGGCAGCTTCGCGATGCTGTCCAACGGATCGGGCACGCTCTGGATGGTCGGCGGCACCTGCCTGCTGCTGTTCTGCGTGGCGAGTTCGCTGCACGCCCGCCTTTACGACCTGCGGCCTGCCGAGGGCCAGCTGACCCGCTTCTACCTGACGATGTCGGCGGGCGGCGCGCTGGGCGGGATGTTCACCGCGCTGATCGCGCCGCTGGTGTTCGACTGGGCCTGGGAGCACCCGCTGCTGGTCCTCGCCGCCGCGTTGCTGATGCCGCTGGAGCCTTTGCTGAACTGGCAAGACCCCGACCGCACCGATCCCGCCATGCGCCGGATCGCGCTCGTTTTGCTGCTGCTCTTCGCGCTGTTTCTCGGCTGGCAGCTGGCCGACAGCGTGCTGGACGACGATGCCGCGCTCTTCGTGATGATGCTGACGGTGTTCCTCGTCGGCACCGGGATCATGGTGATGGGCTGGCGCTGGGCCTTCGCGCTGGTCCTGCTGATCGCGATGGTCGGGCAGGGCGGCCTGTGGACCATCCGCGCCACGCTGGAGGGGGAGCGCACGCGCAGCTACTTCGGCATCTACACCCTGCGCGACAATGCCGAGGGCACCCTGCGCACGCTCGCCCACGGGACGACGCTGCACGGCATGCAGTCGCTAGAACCGGGGCACGCCCACGATGCGCTGACGTATTACGGCCCGACCTCCGGCGTCGCCCTCGCGCTTGCCGCCACGCCCGCCATCGAAGGTCCGCGCGCCCGTGTTGGCGTGGTGGGCCTCGGCACCGGATCGCTCGCCTGCCGTTCGCAGCCGGGACAGGCGTGGACCTTCTTCGAGATCGACCCGGTGATCCTGCGCTATTCGACCGAGCGCAAGTTCACCTTCCTCGGCGACTGCACCCCCAAGGCCCGCGTCGTCATCGGCGATGCGCGGCTGGAGCTGGCGAAGATCGCGCCGCGCAGCTTCGACGTGCTGGTGATCGACGCGTTCTCGTCCGACGCGATCCCCATGCATCTGCTGACGGCGGAAGCGATGCAGGTCTACCGCCGCGCGCTGACCCCTCGCGGGCTGCTGATGCTGCACATCTCCAATCGCTACATCGACCTGGCGCCGGTGGTCGGCGCCAATGCGCGGGCGACCGGGCTGGCGGCGCTGTCCCGGCTCGACTTCCCGGAAGACGAGGTGCGCTACACGCCCTCGCGCTGGATCGCGCTTTCGGCGGACGCTGTCGTATTGGACAGGCTTGCGCGTTCGCAACCCGATAGCCCATGGAAGACGCTCGAAGAACGGGCGCCGGAACCGTGGACGGACGATCATGCCTCCATCCTTCCGCATGTCCGCTGGAGCAGGCTGACGGGGAATCCATGA
- a CDS encoding DUF167 domain-containing protein — protein sequence MARVKADFPDADMLRALIDGEGRLALRVTPGAKVEALEIVGGRLCAKVRAKPEDGKANEAVRELLARALGVAASSVELLRGATSREKQFRVG from the coding sequence ATGGCGCGGGTAAAGGCGGACTTTCCCGATGCGGACATGCTGCGCGCGTTGATCGACGGTGAGGGCAGGCTGGCGCTGCGCGTCACCCCCGGCGCAAAGGTTGAAGCTTTGGAGATCGTCGGGGGCCGCCTCTGCGCGAAAGTCCGTGCCAAGCCGGAGGACGGCAAGGCCAACGAAGCCGTGCGGGAACTGCTGGCGCGGGCGCTGGGGGTGGCGGCATCGAGCGTGGAACTGCTGCGCGGCGCAACCTCCAGAGAGAAGCAGTTCCGGGTGGGGTAG